The genome window GCTTTTCAAAAAATTCAAAAGAACCAATATCCTCTAAGATTTATGTTAGTGATATACAAAACTTCTACAATGCTTTAGATTTAGCATTGAATGATACATTAAATGCAACTTCTATTTTTAAAGAAAATTATTTTGATAAAGGGTCAAAAGGTCTAAAAGACTTCTATAAAAGTAAAATTTATAGTGCTGATAAATTTTCTAGGTTTGTCCTACAACATAAGGAGTTTTATTTATCGATAAGAAAAGATATCACTGATGTAGATGACCTTAAGGAAAAGATTCAAACTTACTTCCAAGAGTTTAAAACTATATATCCTGATGCGACATTTCCAGATATTTATTTTGTCGTTGGTAGATTTAGTTCTAACGGAACGATTTCAAAAAATGGAATAATAATAGGAACTGAAATCCTCTGTCGAACACCTACATCAAATACTGAAAATTGGAATAAAGATATACTAAGAATAAGTATGTTAAGAGAGCATATTCCAGTAACTGTTTGTCATGAATTGATTCATTTTAACCAAAAGAAAATGAAAAAGGAGAATACAATTCTTGCCAGTAGTTTAAGAGAGGGTTCAGCAGAATTTATCGCAGAACTTATTTGTGGAAATACAGATGGCGACTATACTTCTTTTGCTGGTAAGGAAGAGTACATTTGGAGTGAATTTGATAACTGTAAAGACAATAAAAGTACTTGGAACTCTTGGAGGGCATGGG of Flammeovirga agarivorans contains these proteins:
- a CDS encoding gliding motility protein GldB-related protein, whose amino-acid sequence is MQTLQTHLSFIFILFLFINSNNSFSKNSKEPISSKIYVSDIQNFYNALDLALNDTLNATSIFKENYFDKGSKGLKDFYKSKIYSADKFSRFVLQHKEFYLSIRKDITDVDDLKEKIQTYFQEFKTIYPDATFPDIYFVVGRFSSNGTISKNGIIIGTEILCRTPTSNTENWNKDILRISMLREHIPVTVCHELIHFNQKKMKKENTILASSLREGSAEFIAELICGNTDGDYTSFAGKEEYIWSEFDNCKDNKSTWNSWRAWVKQSETRPRNSGYWTGYILCKSYYEQKNFDKKKVVYDILNIRSYNDFYIDCKIDQYIKNNYSK